The Cydia amplana chromosome 19, ilCydAmpl1.1, whole genome shotgun sequence genome includes a window with the following:
- the LOC134657311 gene encoding gustatory receptor for sugar taste 43a-like, producing the protein MCIYSYILVTILVICTIFGLATEINIGVELSVRMSSRMSQVVSTCDVLVVVITAGAGVYGAPRRMREMLKFMDNVASVDNSIGAQYSLANERKLCAVLLAILIFFTVLIADDFCFYVLQAKKINREWDIVTNYIAFYLLWYVVMVLELQFAFTALSVRSRFRAVNDAIALTARHVAIPLEKLEQPTPVNMFAIRVAPADARRSASNVSLLVDSLPGPGDHPVIIRKNVNGEPRLIVPPCEAIRRLAALHGSLCEVVQRIDRSYGLPLIVILLSTLLHLIVTPYFLIMEIIVSTNRIHFLVLQFLWCVTHMLRMFVVVEPCHYTITEGKRTEQLVCQLMTYAPSGGALPSRLELFSRQLLLRSVTYSPLGMATLDRPLVASVRL; encoded by the exons ATGTGTATATATAGTTACATATTAGTCACAATATTAG TAATTTGTACAATCTTCGGGCTCGCGACGGAAATTAACATCGGTGTCGAGCTGTCTGTGCGGATGTCGTCACGGATGTCGCAG GTCGTATCGACATGCGATGTGTTGGTGGTAGTAATCACCGCGGGCGCCGGCGTGTACGGCGCCCCGAGGAGGATGCGGGAGATGCTCAAGTTTATGGACAACGTCGCGTCG GTGGACAACAGCATAGGAGCCCAGTATTCCCTCGCCAATGAGCGCAAACTCTGCGCGGTTCTGCTGGCGATCCTCATCTTCTTCACTGTGCTTATCGCAGACGACTTCTGCTTTTATGTGCTGCAGGCCAAGAAGATTAACAGAGAAT GGGACATAGTGACGAACTACATCGCCTTCTACCTGCTATGGTACGTGGTGATGGTTCTGGAGCTACAGTTCGCGTTCACCGCGCTCTCCGTGCGCTCGCGGTTCCGCGCAGTCAACGACGCCATAGCGCTTACGGCGCGACACGTCGCCATACCGC TGGAAAAGTTGGAACAACCAACACCAGTCAACATGTTCGCGATCCGCGTCGCTCCGGCCGACGCGCGCCGCTCCGCCAGCAACGTCAGCTTGCTGGTCGACTCGCTGCCCGGCCCGGGCGACCACCCCGTCATCATTAGGAAGAACG TAAACGGCGAGCCCCGCCTAATCGTGCCCCCCTGCGAGGCCATCCGTAGACTCGCAGCCCTCCACGGCTCCTTGTGTGAAGTGGTGCAGAGGATCGACAGGAGTTATGGGCTCCCGCTCATAGTCATACTGCTGTCTACGCTGCTGCATCTTATTGTCACGCCGTACTTCCTCATCATGGAGATCA TTGTATCTACGAATCGAATCCACTTCTTGGTGCTCCAGTTTCTGTGGTGCGTCACGCACATGCTGCGCATGTTCGTCGTGGTCGAGCCATGTCACTACACCATTAcagag GGCAAAAGGACTGAACAGCTGGTCTGCCAGCTGATGACGTACGCGCCGTCGGGCGGCGCACTTCCCTCGCGCCTGGAGCTGTTCTCCCGGCAGCTCCTGCTGCGCTCCGTCACCTACTCCCCGCTGGGGATGGCCACGCTGGACCGCCCGCTGGTCGCTTCTGTAAGACTCTAG
- the LOC134656820 gene encoding cytochrome P450 6B2-like — protein sequence MIVLVLISATVVALSILYFIANRKLNYWDKRGVPFEKPLPLFGNFAGYILLKAYWGKSVQKLCKRFQKEPYFGVYYGTEPALVVQDPELIKLITTKDFYYFSSREISNYTHLEIMTQNLFFTQGNRWKVLRQNLTPLFSSSKMKNMFHLVENCSKMFETLLDEETKKSPDLDVRATSVRFAMDSITSCAFGVNSNVMGKDCDNNPFKVMGDLLFELSNYRGFKIVARAIWPYVFYGLGFKTFPKELDTFFNKLLSDVFKDRNYKPSARNDFVDLMLNLKENKFLSGDSMSNVKSESEKKERINLEVTDELLIAQCIVFFAAGFETSASVMCFTLYELAKNPEKQLRLFDEVDAYLKKSGGKVTYECLTELPYLEACVNEAMRLYPVLGVLAREVVEPYTLPSGLVLEKGMRIHLPVYHLHHNADLFPDPEKYRPERFMGEEKKNIVPYSYMPFGEGPRICIGMRFARMQMIAGMVTLLKKYSLSLAPGMPREVDFEPRTFVTQAKEPIRLTLTPRPGPERMFA from the exons ATGATCGTTTTAGTCCTCATATCGGCCACTGTCGTGGCCCTCTCAATACTATACTTCATAGCCAATAGAAAATTAAATTACTGGGACAAAAGAGGAGTACCTTTTGAAAAACCGTTACCTTTGTTCGGAAATTTTGCgggatacattttattaaaagcgTACTGGGGCAAATCGGTTCAAAAATTATGCAAAAGGTTTCAAAAAGAACCGTATTTCGGAGTTTACTATGGTACGGAGCCCGCCTTAGTAGTACAAGATCCCGAGCTGATCAAGCTCATAACAACTAAAGATTTCTACTACTTCAGCAGCCGAGAGATATCCAACTACACACATTTAGAGATCATGACCCAAAACTTGTTCTTCACTCAAGGCAACCGATGGAAGGTGCTTCGACAGAATCTGACGCCGCTCTTCTCGTCCTCCAAGATGAAGAACATGTTTCACTTAGTTGAAAACTGTTCGAAGATGTTCGAAACTCTGCTCGACGAAGAAACCAAAAAGTCTCCAGACCTTGATGTCAGAGCGACATCAGTGCGGTTCGCTATGGACAGTATCACTTCCTGCGCCTTTGGAGTCAACAGCAATGTTATGGGAAAAGATTGTGATAACAATCCTTTCAAGGTCATGGGTGACCTGCTCTTCGAATTATCAAACTACCGAGGATTCAAGATTGTAGCACGCGCTATTTGGCCTTATGTGTTTTATGGCTTAGGTTTCAAGACATTCCCTAAAGAACTTGACACATTCTTCAACAAGCTACTGTCTGATGTATTCAAAGATCGAAACTACAAGCCTTCCGCAAGGAACGACTTCGTTGATCTCATGCTAAACTTaaaagaaaataagtttttgtctgGAGATAGTATGAGTAATGTAAAGTCGGAGTCAGAAAAAAAAGAGCGGATAAACTTGGAGGTGACCGACGAGTTACTGATTGCTCAATGCATAGTATTTTTCGCCGCTGGTTTCGAAACTAGCGCGTCTGTCATGTGCTTTACATTGTACGAATTGGCTAAAAATCCTGAAAAACAACTAAGACTGTTCGATGAGGTGGATGCATATTTGAAGAAATCTGGGGGTAAAGTTACTTATGAGTGCCTGACCGAGTTGCCTTATTTAGAAGCGTGTGTGAACGAAGCGATGAGGCTGTACCCGGTACTAGGAGTGCTGGCTCGCGAGGTGGTGGAACCCTACACCCTGCCTTCAGGCCTGGTGCTGGAAAAGGGGATGCGCATCCACCTGCCGGTGTACCACTTGCACCATAACGCAGACCTGTTCCCGGACCCTGAGAAATACCGACCAGAAAGGTTCATGGGTGAAGAGAAGAAGAATATTGTGCCCTATTCGTACATGCCTTTTGGAGAGGGACCTAGAATCTGTATTG gaatGCGTTTTGCCCGTATGCAAATGATAGCCGGCATGGTGACCCTGCTGAAGAAGTATAGCCTGAGCTTGGCGCCAGGAATGCCGCGCGAGGTGGACTTCGAACCTAGAACCTTCGTCACGCAGGCGAAGGAACCCATCAGGCTCACGCTCACTCCACGCCCCGGCCCGGAAAGGATGTTTGCGTAA